From a single Larimichthys crocea isolate SSNF chromosome XIII, L_crocea_2.0, whole genome shotgun sequence genomic region:
- the ogdha gene encoding oxoglutarate (alpha-ketoglutarate) dehydrogenase a (lipoamide) isoform X4, producing the protein MKHGTGEHFTDVAVFKERLRILTVGGFYGLDESDLDKVFRLPTTTFIGGSESALPLKEIIRRLEMSYCQHIGVEFMFINDLEQCQWIRQKFETPGVMQFTLEEKRTLLARMVRSTRFEEFLQKKWSAEKRFGLEGCESLIPALKTIIDKSSENGVENVIMGMPHRGRLNVLANVIRKELEQIFCQFDSKLEAADEGSGDVKYHLGMYHRRINRVTDRNITLSLMANPSHLEAVDPVVQGKTKAEQFYCGDNDGNRVMSILLHGDAAFAGQGIVYETFHLSDLPSYTTHGTVHVVVNNQIGFTTDPRVARSSPYPTDVARVVNAPIFHVNADDPEAVIYVCKVAAEWRATFHKDVVVDLVSYRRMGHNEMDEPMFTQPLMYKQIKKQKPVLQKYAEKLIAEGAVTRQEYEEEIAKYDKICEEAHARSKDEKILHIKHWLDSPWPGFFTLDGQPKSMSCPSTGLTEENLNHIGQVASSVPVEDFTIHGGLSRILKGRAEMIRNRTVDWALGEYMAFGSLLKEGTHIRLSGQDVERGTFSHRHHVLHDQNVDKRICIPMNHLAPDQAPYTVCNSSLSEYGVLGFELGFAMASPNALILWEAQFGDFHNTAQCIIDQFICPGQAKWVRQNGIVLLLPHGMEGMGPEHSSARPERFLQMCNDDPDVMPAITEDFAVHQLYDCNWIVVNCSSPGNYFHVLRRQILLPFRKPLIIFTPKSLLRHPEARSSFDEMLPGTHFQRLIPEAGVAAERPEEVKRLIFCTGKVYYELTKERKNRGMEGSVAIARIEQLSPFPFDQVKSESERFCNADLVWCQEEHKNQGYYDYVKPRIRTTIQRAKPVWYAGREPAAAPATGNKNTHLMELRRFLDNAFGLDAFKDQQ; encoded by the exons ATGAAACACGGGACAGGAGAACATTTTACTG ACGTGGCTGTGTTCAAGGAGAGGCTGAGAATCCTCACGGTAGGAG GCTTCTACGGCCTGGACGAGTCGGACCTGGACAAGGTGTTCCGGCTGCCCACCACCACCTTCATCGGAGGCTCGGAGAGCGCTCTGCCGCTGAAGGAGATCATCCGCCGCCTGGAG atgtcGTACTGTCAGCACATCGGCGTGGAGTTCATGTTCATCAACGATCTGGAGCAGTGTCAGTGGATCCGACAGAAGTTCGAGACTCCTGGAGTGATGCAGTTCActctggaggagaagaggactCTGCTGGCCCGGATGGTTCGCTCCACCAg gtttgaGGAGTTCCTGCAGAAGAAGTGGTCTGCAGAGAAGCGTTTTGGTCTGGAGGGCTGTGAGTCTCTGATCCCGGCTCTGAAAACCATCATCGATAAATCGTCTGAGAACGGCGTGGAGAACGTCATCATGGGCATGCctcacag GGGTCGTCTCAACGTTTTGGCCAACGTGATCCGAAAAGAGCTGGAACagattttctgtcagtttgacTCCAAACTGGAAGCTGCTGACGAG GGCTCCGGCGACGTGAAGTACCATCTGGGAATGTACCATCGGCGTATTAACCGTGTGACCGACCGGAACATCACGCTGTCTCTGATGGCGAACCCGTCTCACCTGGAGGCCGTGGACCCCGTGGTGCAGGGGAAGACCAAGGCTGAGCAGTTCTACTGCGGAGACAACGACGGCAACAGG GTGATGTCCATCCTGCTCCACGGAGACGCAGCGTTTGCAGGACAGGGTATCGTGTACGAGACCTTCCATCTGTCCGACCTGCCGTCCTACACCACGCACGGCACCGTGCACGTCGTCGTCAACAACCAG ATCGGCTTCACCACGGATCCCCGCGTGGCTCGCTCGTCCCCGTATCCGACCGACGTGGCTCGAGTCGTCAACGCGCCGATCTTCCACGTCAACGCCGACGACCCCGAGGCCGTCATCTACGTCTGCAAGGTGGCAGCTGAGTGGAGGGCCACGTTCCACAAAGACGTGGTGGTCGACCTG GTGAGCTACCGGCGGATGGGTCACAACGAGATGGACGAGCCGATGTTCACTCAGCCGCTGATGTACAAACAGATCAAGAAGCAGAAGCCGGTTCTGCAGAAGTATGCAGAGAAACTGATCGCAGAGGGAGCCGTCACCCGGCAGGAGTACGAG GAGGAAATTGCCAAGTATGATAAAATCTGTGAGGAGGCGCATGCTCGCTCTAAGGACGAGAAGATCCTTCACATCAAGCACTGGCTGGACTCACCATGGCCCG GTTTCTTCACCCTGGACGGACAGCCGAAGTCCATGAGCTGCCCCTCTACCGGTCTGACAGAAGAAAACCTGAACCACATCGGACAAGTAGCCTCCTCCGTCCCTGTGGAGGACTTCACCATCCACGGAG GTCTGAGCCGTATCCTGAAGGGTCGGGCTGAGATGATCCGTAACCGGACCGTGGACTGGGCTCTGGGAGAGTACATGGCTTTCGGATCGCTGCTGAAGGAGGGAACCCACATCCGACTGTCGGGCCAGGACGTGGAGCGAGGGACGTTCAG CCACCGTCATCACGTCCTCCATGACCAGAACGTGGATAAGAGGATCTGTATTCCCATGAACCACCTGGCTCCTGACCAGGCGCCGTACACCGTCTGCAACAGCTCGCTGTCCGAGTACGGCGTCCTCG GCTTCGAGTTGGGCTTCGCCATGGCGAGTCCGAACGCTCTGATCCTGTGGGAGGCCCAGTTCGGAGACTTCCACAACACGGCTCAGTGCATCATCGACCAGTTCATCTGTCCGGGTCAGGCCAAGTGGGTCCGACAGAACGGcatcgtgctgctgctgccgcacGGCATGGAGGGCATG GGTCCAGAACATTCGTCAGCTCGTCCAGAGAGATTCCTGCAGATGTGCAACGACGACCCCGACGTCATgccg gccATCACAGAGGACTTTGCGGTCCATCAGCTGTACGACTGTAACTGGATCGTGGTGAATTGTTCTTCTCCTGGAAACTACTTCCACGTCCTGAGACGACAGATCCTCCTCCCATTCAGGAAgcct CTGATCATCTTCACGCCCAAATCTCTGCTGCGTCACCCCGAGGCCAGATCCAGCTTCGACGAGATGCTGCCAG gtacTCACTTCCAGAGGTTGATCCCAGAAGCTGGAGTGGCAGCGGAGCGTccagaggaggtgaagaggttGATCTTCTGCACGGGGAAAGTTTACTACGAGCTCAccaaagagaggaagaacagagggatggagggaagtGTGGCCATCGCTCGCATagagcag ttgTCTCCGTTCCCGTTCGACCAGGTGAAGTCCGAGTCGGAGCGTTTCTGCAACGCCGACCTGGTTTGGTGTCAGGAGGAGCACAAGAACCAGGGTTACTATGACTACGTGAAGCCTCGCATCAGGACCACCATCCAGAGAGCCAAGCCTGTCTG gtacgCTGGTCGTGAGCCGGCGGCCGCTCCGGctacaggaaacaaaaacactcacctGATGGAGCTGCGGCGTTTCCTTGACAACGCCTTCGGCCTGGACGCGTTCAAGGATCAGCAGTAA